From the genome of Nocardia sp. NBC_01503, one region includes:
- a CDS encoding GntR family transcriptional regulator, which yields MGARTVVADVADELARRVATGVYAPGDLMPSVRQVAEEFGMNRATAQLVLGRLESHGLVDAHRGRGFTVRDVRRVGGLDVYRRLFRLSMPEPELAAEMFRDIVATERAIVLEALLDYTELESGADTRALHGTVDELESLARAAEPDYALLLEIEIGLVRDLLTELGHSMRRAVLNSVGEMLFEVPEAVRAIFAVSPDMHVLVWRALLAVWESGSGPSEAQLSLFEDLFGMYHEKVVARFDELVGLDAESAGSAAREAV from the coding sequence ATGGGTGCCCGGACGGTCGTCGCCGATGTCGCCGACGAGCTCGCGCGCAGGGTCGCCACGGGGGTGTACGCGCCGGGTGATCTGATGCCGTCGGTGCGCCAGGTCGCCGAGGAGTTCGGGATGAACCGGGCCACAGCGCAATTGGTGCTCGGACGGCTCGAGTCCCATGGACTCGTCGACGCGCACCGCGGTCGCGGCTTCACCGTCCGCGATGTGCGCAGGGTCGGTGGCCTGGACGTTTACCGAAGATTGTTCCGCCTCTCGATGCCCGAGCCGGAGCTGGCCGCCGAAATGTTCCGCGATATCGTCGCCACCGAACGCGCCATCGTACTCGAGGCGCTGTTGGACTACACCGAGCTGGAATCCGGGGCCGATACCCGCGCCCTGCACGGGACCGTCGACGAGCTCGAATCTCTCGCGCGCGCCGCCGAACCCGATTACGCCCTCCTGCTCGAGATCGAAATCGGCCTGGTCCGAGACCTTCTCACCGAGCTCGGGCACAGTATGCGGCGCGCGGTGCTGAATTCGGTGGGCGAGATGCTCTTCGAGGTGCCCGAGGCGGTACGAGCGATCTTCGCGGTGTCCCCGGATATGCACGTGCTGGTCTGGCGCGCCCTGCTGGCGGTGTGGGAGTCCGGGAGCGGTCCGTCCGAGGCGCAGCTGTCGCTGTTCGAGGATCTGTTCGGCATGTACCACGAGAAGGTGGTGGCGCGCTTCGACGAACTGGTCGGCCTCGATGCGGAGAGCGCCGGAAGCGCTGCGCGAGAGGCTGTTTGA
- the lexA gene encoding transcriptional repressor LexA, which translates to MGDGTETSGTGTDLTVRQRKVLEVIRSSVSDRGYPPSIREIGDAVGLTSTSSVAHQLRALERKGYLRRDPNRPRAVDVRGLDETAMRAGSGVAQLRSVSTEPDSTSEHPIPTYVPVLGRIAAGGPILAEQAVEDVFPLPRELVGEGSLFLLKVVGQSMIEAAICDGDWVVVRQQNVADNGDIVAAMIDGEATVKTFKRTGSQVLLMPHNPLFEPIPGNDAQILGKVVTVIRKV; encoded by the coding sequence ATCGGAGACGGTACCGAAACATCCGGCACGGGGACGGATCTCACCGTCCGCCAGCGCAAGGTGCTGGAGGTCATCCGGAGCTCGGTGAGCGACCGCGGTTATCCCCCGAGTATTCGGGAGATCGGTGATGCCGTCGGCCTCACCTCCACCTCCTCGGTGGCACATCAGCTACGCGCCCTGGAACGCAAGGGCTATCTGCGCCGCGATCCGAACCGCCCCCGCGCGGTCGATGTGCGCGGTTTGGACGAGACGGCGATGCGCGCGGGTTCCGGTGTCGCACAGCTACGTTCGGTGAGCACCGAGCCGGACAGCACCAGCGAGCACCCGATCCCCACCTATGTACCGGTCCTGGGTCGAATCGCCGCCGGTGGTCCGATCCTGGCCGAGCAGGCGGTGGAGGATGTCTTCCCGCTGCCGCGCGAACTGGTCGGCGAGGGTTCGCTGTTCCTGCTGAAGGTCGTCGGGCAGTCCATGATCGAGGCCGCCATCTGCGACGGCGACTGGGTGGTCGTCCGCCAGCAGAATGTGGCCGACAACGGCGATATCGTCGCCGCCATGATCGATGGCGAGGCCACCGTCAAGACATTCAAGCGCACCGGTTCCCAGGTGTTGCTGATGCCGCACAACCCACTGTTCGAGCCGATTCCGGGCAATGACGCCCAGATCCTCGGCAAGGTCGTCACGGTTATCCGTAAGGTCTGA
- a CDS encoding lysylphosphatidylglycerol synthase transmembrane domain-containing protein, producing the protein MAPAIPATARKALPTVICTVVVIAAALWQHETVAAGMRALLAADPGWLAVALIATLGLWPTSVWMLRGSIPAQPSSARLFALQLAVPAIGLIPAASLLIRLRFLRREGLSHSAAVASMTLFGFAALVVRIPLVIIAILATPSLIDRTNGQPPWHDPGPRLSAWWQQTTANSWHAAGILAIVVLIGGALIAAATIGLRRWIAGRGGWHGLAHHARAGRTDAEFAWKSVAATALRPGRAALLWVCALAQPLLMVVALWAVLHAVGAGLSLADTFVVQLVTVALAPLMPSPSGVASKEITLAAGLTALAGLTGGVAVGAALGFRLLTFWFQIPLGLGSFAYLNHRRAI; encoded by the coding sequence ATGGCCCCGGCCATTCCCGCAACCGCGAGAAAGGCGCTCCCGACCGTTATCTGCACCGTGGTGGTCATCGCCGCGGCACTCTGGCAACACGAGACGGTAGCCGCGGGAATGCGCGCACTGCTCGCCGCCGATCCGGGCTGGCTGGCCGTCGCGCTCATCGCCACGCTGGGACTCTGGCCCACCTCGGTCTGGATGCTGCGCGGATCGATTCCCGCCCAACCCTCCTCGGCCCGGCTCTTCGCACTGCAGCTCGCGGTGCCCGCCATCGGTTTGATCCCGGCCGCCTCACTGCTCATCCGGCTGCGCTTCCTGCGCCGCGAGGGCCTGAGCCACAGCGCCGCGGTCGCCTCCATGACCCTCTTCGGTTTCGCCGCACTGGTGGTGCGCATCCCGCTGGTGATCATCGCCATCCTGGCGACACCGAGCCTGATCGATCGCACCAATGGGCAACCGCCCTGGCACGATCCGGGTCCACGCCTGTCCGCCTGGTGGCAGCAGACCACCGCGAACAGCTGGCACGCCGCGGGAATCTTGGCCATTGTGGTACTGATCGGCGGTGCGCTCATCGCGGCCGCCACCATCGGGCTGCGCCGCTGGATCGCCGGGCGCGGCGGCTGGCACGGCCTGGCGCATCACGCCCGCGCGGGGCGTACCGATGCCGAGTTCGCCTGGAAATCGGTCGCCGCCACCGCACTTCGGCCCGGCCGCGCCGCACTGCTGTGGGTCTGCGCACTGGCGCAACCGCTACTGATGGTGGTCGCGCTCTGGGCGGTATTGCATGCGGTGGGCGCCGGTTTGAGTCTGGCGGACACCTTCGTGGTCCAACTGGTGACGGTCGCGCTGGCCCCGCTCATGCCCTCCCCCAGCGGGGTGGCCTCCAAGGAGATCACCCTGGCGGCCGGGCTCACCGCCCTCGCCGGCCTGACCGGTGGCGTGGCCGTCGGCGCGGCGCTCGGATTCCGGCTACTGACCTTCTGGTTCCAGATTCCGCTGGGCCTGGGCTCTTTCGCCTATCTCAATCACCGCCGCGCCATCTGA
- a CDS encoding SDR family NAD(P)-dependent oxidoreductase, which translates to MSGFEHQVVVVTGAGAGIGRAVAQRFARRKAMVVAADIDKARAVRTVESIEAFGGDATPYAVDVSDAAAMESFAEDVRTEFGIPRVLVNNAGYRTAGPFLEHTLRDWERLLGVDVWGLVHGCTHFGRQMVESGRGGRIINVTSVAAFTPIPLGTPYCASRAAAQMLTEGLRLEFAGTGVGVTAVCPALVHTGIYEDSADEFDAEADIARASRVPALAEPFVVHGPESIARTIVRVAARNPAVVPTPIEARALYLAARVSPGSARLAARVIKPDRLTGLRARLARPAVLSRIDDYLARKLER; encoded by the coding sequence ATGTCAGGCTTCGAGCATCAGGTGGTGGTCGTCACCGGCGCCGGTGCGGGCATCGGCCGCGCCGTGGCGCAGCGCTTCGCGCGTCGGAAGGCCATGGTCGTCGCGGCCGATATCGACAAGGCGCGCGCGGTGCGGACCGTGGAGTCCATCGAGGCATTCGGCGGTGACGCAACGCCTTACGCGGTGGATGTGTCCGACGCGGCCGCCATGGAATCCTTCGCCGAGGATGTGCGGACCGAATTCGGTATACCCCGGGTGCTGGTCAACAATGCCGGATACCGCACGGCCGGACCATTTCTGGAGCACACCCTGCGGGACTGGGAGCGCCTGCTAGGGGTGGATGTCTGGGGGCTGGTGCACGGTTGCACCCACTTCGGCAGGCAGATGGTGGAGTCCGGGCGCGGCGGGCGCATTATCAATGTCACCTCGGTGGCGGCCTTCACTCCGATTCCGCTCGGCACGCCGTACTGCGCCAGTCGCGCGGCGGCCCAAATGCTCACCGAGGGACTGCGATTGGAGTTCGCGGGCACCGGCGTCGGTGTGACCGCGGTATGTCCGGCACTGGTGCACACCGGTATCTACGAGGACAGCGCCGATGAGTTCGATGCCGAGGCGGATATCGCGCGCGCATCGCGTGTCCCAGCGCTCGCCGAGCCCTTCGTGGTGCACGGTCCGGAGAGTATCGCGCGCACCATCGTGCGGGTGGCCGCGCGCAATCCCGCCGTGGTGCCCACGCCCATCGAGGCGCGGGCGCTGTATCTGGCGGCGAGGGTATCGCCCGGCAGTGCGCGCCTGGCGGCGCGAGTCATCAAGCCGGACAGGCTGACCGGACTGCGTGCCCGCCTCGCCCGCCCGGCCGTACTGTCCCGTATCGACGATTATCTGGCGCGCAAACTGGAGCGTTAG
- a CDS encoding acyl-ACP desaturase: MTPLELLRELEPVAEDNLNRHLSLAKPWHPHDYVPWERGRNFAAMGGTDWEPEQSKLGPVARAAMVTNLLTEDNLPSYHRLISDAFSRDRAWGAWVDRWTAEENRHGIAIRDYLVVTRGVDPVALENARMICVSQGVDDPTGTGDHSVLPGVAYVTFQELATRVSHRNTGKVCQDPVADRMLARIATDENLHMVFYRNICAAALDLVPDDTLQAITDVILEFRMPGAGMPDFRRNSVLIAKHGIYDLRQHLDDVLLPVLRKWNIFDRTDFTPRGERIRETLAAHLDQLAKDVIRFEEQRDRALAREAARRDRESV, from the coding sequence ATGACACCGCTGGAACTATTGCGTGAGCTCGAGCCGGTTGCGGAGGACAATCTGAACCGGCATCTATCCCTGGCCAAGCCGTGGCATCCGCACGACTACGTGCCCTGGGAGCGGGGTCGCAATTTCGCCGCCATGGGCGGAACCGATTGGGAGCCCGAACAATCCAAGCTGGGTCCGGTCGCACGCGCCGCCATGGTGACCAATCTGCTCACCGAGGACAATCTGCCCTCCTATCACCGGCTCATCTCGGATGCGTTCTCCCGCGACCGCGCCTGGGGCGCCTGGGTGGATCGCTGGACCGCCGAGGAGAACCGGCACGGTATCGCCATTCGCGACTATCTGGTGGTCACCCGCGGCGTCGACCCGGTGGCCCTGGAGAACGCCCGCATGATCTGCGTCTCCCAGGGCGTGGACGATCCCACCGGCACCGGCGATCACAGTGTGCTGCCCGGCGTCGCCTACGTGACCTTCCAAGAGTTGGCCACCCGTGTCTCACACCGCAATACCGGCAAGGTCTGCCAGGACCCCGTCGCCGATCGCATGCTCGCGCGCATCGCCACCGACGAGAACCTGCACATGGTCTTCTACCGCAATATCTGCGCCGCCGCCCTGGACCTGGTCCCCGACGACACCCTCCAGGCCATCACCGACGTCATCCTCGAGTTCCGCATGCCCGGCGCGGGCATGCCCGACTTCCGCCGCAACAGCGTCCTGATCGCCAAACACGGCATCTACGACCTCCGCCAGCACCTGGACGATGTCCTGCTACCCGTCCTGCGCAAATGGAACATCTTCGACCGCACCGACTTCACCCCGCGCGGCGAACGAATCCGCGAAACCCTGGCAGCGCACCTCGACCAGCTGGCCAAGGACGTCATCCGCTTCGAAGAACAACGCGATCGCGCCCTCGCCCGCGAGGCGGCTCGCCGAGACCGCGAATCGGTCTGA
- a CDS encoding SDR family NAD(P)-dependent oxidoreductase, which produces MKPFHPEIAVVTGAGSGIGRGTAKALAARGATVIVADINFATAKDTAALIYSSGGRAFPYALDVADPVSLVALAEYVRSMHGVPDVVVNNAGIVVGGPFFDIRPADLQRIVDVNLTAVVHGCRLFGAQMAERGAGGQLVNISSVAAFAAMRLGTPYCFTAAGVKHLSQALRVELAPHGIGVTVVCPGLIATNLAATATLATLSTEQVAITRQIVVKGMTLLGMHPDKAGRKIVEAAAADRAMLPLRLESRLIHYFTRAFPNFTRALMRAGSGPEVERAARFVIDHPGFVGVAREAAELMPQRPGLQTYWEPPEYDDPPSPPIPPRR; this is translated from the coding sequence ATGAAACCCTTCCACCCGGAGATCGCCGTGGTGACCGGTGCGGGCAGCGGCATCGGCCGCGGCACCGCCAAGGCCCTGGCGGCCCGCGGGGCCACCGTGATCGTCGCCGATATCAACTTCGCCACCGCGAAAGATACTGCGGCGCTCATATATTCGTCGGGTGGACGGGCATTTCCGTACGCCCTCGACGTCGCCGATCCGGTCTCGCTGGTGGCACTGGCCGAGTACGTTCGGAGCATGCACGGCGTGCCCGATGTGGTGGTGAACAATGCCGGAATCGTGGTCGGCGGACCATTCTTCGACATCCGACCGGCAGACCTGCAACGAATCGTCGATGTGAATCTGACCGCCGTCGTGCACGGCTGCCGCCTCTTCGGCGCGCAGATGGCCGAGCGCGGTGCCGGCGGTCAGCTGGTCAATATCTCCTCGGTAGCGGCCTTCGCGGCCATGCGACTGGGCACCCCGTACTGCTTCACGGCGGCCGGGGTGAAACATCTGAGCCAGGCGCTGCGAGTCGAACTGGCGCCGCACGGCATCGGAGTCACGGTGGTGTGCCCCGGACTCATCGCCACCAACCTGGCCGCCACCGCCACCCTGGCCACGCTCAGTACCGAACAGGTCGCCATCACCCGGCAGATCGTGGTCAAGGGGATGACCCTGCTCGGTATGCATCCGGACAAGGCCGGGCGCAAGATCGTCGAGGCCGCGGCGGCCGATCGCGCCATGCTGCCGCTGCGATTGGAATCGCGGCTGATCCACTACTTCACCCGCGCCTTCCCGAACTTCACCCGGGCCCTCATGCGGGCCGGCAGCGGACCCGAGGTGGAGCGGGCGGCGCGCTTCGTCATCGACCATCCCGGGTTCGTCGGCGTCGCGCGCGAGGCGGCCGAGTTGATGCCGCAACGCCCCGGTTTACAGACCTATTGGGAACCACCGGAATACGATGATCCGCCATCGCCGCCCATCCCACCGAGGAGATGA
- a CDS encoding DUF2231 domain-containing protein — MWSVSGLPVHVLLVHGIVVLVPMTAALVIVCALWPAARRRFIWPTAALAVLVTVLTPVTAEAGEWLQQRLGSTPAIEKHVRLGGQMLYFVVPLLIAAALLALVHTREGRGKPIGRAVLVAVAVLAVAAGAAATVQTYRVGDSGAHAVWNGVVS; from the coding sequence ATGTGGTCAGTCAGCGGATTGCCCGTCCATGTCCTGCTCGTCCACGGCATTGTCGTGCTGGTGCCGATGACGGCGGCGCTGGTGATCGTATGCGCGCTCTGGCCCGCGGCCCGGCGCCGATTCATCTGGCCGACGGCCGCTCTCGCGGTACTGGTGACGGTCTTGACGCCGGTGACCGCCGAGGCGGGGGAGTGGCTGCAACAGCGGCTCGGCTCAACACCCGCGATCGAAAAGCATGTGCGGCTGGGCGGTCAGATGCTGTATTTCGTTGTCCCCCTGTTGATTGCGGCCGCACTGCTGGCGTTGGTCCACACTCGGGAGGGACGGGGCAAACCGATCGGGCGAGCGGTGCTCGTCGCGGTCGCGGTACTCGCGGTGGCGGCCGGCGCCGCGGCCACGGTGCAGACCTATCGTGTCGGCGACTCCGGCGCGCATGCGGTCTGGAACGGCGTGGTGAGCTGA
- a CDS encoding alpha/beta hydrolase, with protein sequence MGRATMSQVRGWYPESAGVAGDALVQANRCFTDAMYAVARRMDAVVLGWQGAAATAGELRALAAQWSANHIGAAIVDIADALADGAALARLCAIVREIESDATANGCVIAEDGTVTAPKADTGSGVLDLVLQACFEAKASTLQARLIPLLDCAGATDQRVGARLTAAVEALTALRADPRGGQRDARVTAILDGNAFLPEDPKALAMLWDSLTPADQDALFAYDPAIGDRDGLPVVARDFYNRADLERLRAAATTDLDALDAQHPDWAREKGFPDTPHGWRVLDDWDDERTRDRTRLADYAALTAAIAPSESGLPPRFLLTVDDRGHGAVGLNNPDTAANIATFVPGTGSPLAGIGAGVGRARALLDAAVKADRTARTSVIAWYGYDTPPALGSALRNRYADDGAPALDNFEAGLRATHDALPADITVIGHSYGSTLIGVAASHGNSLAADNVIFVGSPGVEVDRVTELRLAGIDPVHNREHVFATADPADPIPKFGHFIHGTDPTDPDFGATVFGSAGATLNLPLLRELPIDPWAHGNYWDTANPALRTQGEIIAGRYQP encoded by the coding sequence GTGGGTCGGGCCACCATGTCGCAGGTGCGCGGCTGGTATCCGGAGAGCGCCGGTGTCGCCGGTGACGCCCTCGTGCAAGCGAACCGCTGCTTCACCGATGCCATGTACGCGGTGGCGCGGCGGATGGATGCGGTGGTGCTCGGATGGCAGGGCGCCGCGGCCACGGCGGGGGAGTTGCGGGCGCTCGCGGCGCAGTGGAGCGCGAACCATATCGGTGCGGCGATCGTCGATATCGCCGACGCCCTCGCCGATGGCGCGGCCCTGGCCCGTCTCTGCGCGATCGTCCGCGAGATCGAGAGCGATGCGACCGCCAACGGCTGTGTGATCGCCGAGGACGGCACCGTGACCGCCCCGAAGGCCGATACCGGAAGTGGCGTACTGGATCTCGTTCTGCAAGCGTGTTTCGAAGCGAAGGCCTCGACCCTGCAGGCCCGACTCATTCCACTCCTGGACTGCGCGGGTGCGACCGACCAGCGGGTCGGCGCGCGTCTGACCGCCGCGGTCGAGGCATTGACCGCCCTGCGCGCGGATCCGCGGGGTGGGCAGCGCGATGCACGGGTGACCGCGATTCTCGACGGCAATGCCTTCCTGCCCGAGGACCCGAAAGCCCTTGCCATGCTGTGGGATTCGCTCACACCCGCCGATCAGGACGCCCTGTTCGCCTACGACCCCGCGATCGGCGATCGTGACGGTCTGCCCGTGGTGGCGCGGGACTTCTACAACCGCGCCGATCTGGAGCGATTGCGCGCCGCCGCCACCACCGACCTGGACGCCCTCGATGCCCAGCACCCGGACTGGGCACGGGAGAAGGGCTTCCCGGATACCCCGCACGGTTGGCGCGTACTCGACGACTGGGACGATGAGCGCACGCGCGACCGCACCCGCCTCGCCGACTACGCGGCCCTGACCGCGGCCATCGCGCCGTCCGAATCCGGTCTTCCGCCAAGGTTTCTGCTCACGGTCGACGATCGAGGTCATGGCGCGGTCGGGCTGAACAATCCGGATACGGCCGCCAATATCGCCACCTTCGTCCCCGGCACCGGCTCACCGCTGGCGGGTATCGGCGCGGGGGTCGGCCGGGCCCGCGCCCTGCTGGATGCCGCCGTCAAAGCCGATCGCACCGCCCGCACCTCGGTCATCGCCTGGTACGGCTACGACACCCCGCCCGCGCTCGGCAGTGCCCTGCGCAACCGCTACGCCGATGACGGCGCACCCGCCCTGGACAATTTCGAGGCCGGACTGCGCGCCACCCACGATGCCCTGCCCGCCGATATCACCGTTATCGGACACAGCTACGGCAGCACACTGATCGGCGTGGCGGCCAGTCACGGCAATTCCCTCGCCGCCGACAATGTGATCTTTGTCGGTTCACCGGGCGTGGAGGTCGACCGCGTCACCGAATTGCGTTTGGCCGGAATCGATCCCGTCCACAATCGGGAGCACGTCTTCGCCACCGCCGATCCGGCCGATCCCATCCCGAAATTCGGACATTTCATTCATGGCACCGATCCGACCGATCCCGATTTCGGCGCAACGGTTTTCGGCTCCGCGGGCGCGACGCTGAATCTGCCGCTACTGCGTGAACTTCCGATCGATCCGTGGGCGCATGGCAACTATTGGGATACCGCGAATCCGGCACTGCGCACTCAGGGCGAGATCATCGCCGGACGCTATCAGCCCTGA
- a CDS encoding oxidoreductase: MAKVLSDRTKAARLPLLPRHWGVADIPDQTGKTAVVTGANSGLGLRTAEALAAKGAHVLMACRNELKAATALEQVSAAATGPKPEVLPLDLADLSSVRRAADHLDARDNAIDILVNNAGVMALPRNIRTAEGFDAQFGTNHLGHYALTGLLLPALLRATAPRVVTVSSVAAWGGFINWSDPNWRVLYVRWLAYSQSKLANLLFTAELDRRARAHGTNLTAVAAHPGLSATHLYDSAAERGLSGALAAVQQRALVAMAQSDRMGALPQLYAATMPNLPGNAYLGPGLETFGYPRRTLRNPLAFSRTQARALWRLSETLTDIRYPWPDWP, encoded by the coding sequence ATGGCCAAAGTGCTCTCGGACCGGACCAAGGCGGCGCGGCTCCCGCTGCTCCCGCGACACTGGGGCGTGGCTGATATTCCCGACCAAACCGGTAAGACCGCGGTGGTCACCGGCGCGAACAGCGGGCTGGGTCTGCGCACCGCCGAAGCCTTGGCCGCCAAGGGTGCGCATGTGCTCATGGCCTGCCGAAACGAACTCAAGGCCGCCACCGCGCTGGAGCAGGTGAGCGCAGCCGCCACCGGCCCGAAACCCGAAGTGCTGCCGCTGGATCTGGCCGATCTGAGCTCGGTCCGGCGCGCCGCCGATCACCTCGACGCCCGCGACAATGCCATCGACATTCTGGTGAACAATGCCGGAGTCATGGCGCTGCCCAGGAATATTCGCACCGCCGAGGGCTTCGACGCGCAATTCGGCACCAACCATCTGGGTCACTACGCGCTGACCGGATTGTTGCTGCCCGCGCTATTGCGCGCCACCGCACCGCGCGTGGTGACGGTCTCCTCGGTGGCGGCCTGGGGCGGGTTCATCAACTGGTCCGATCCCAATTGGCGTGTGCTGTATGTCCGCTGGCTCGCGTACAGCCAATCCAAACTGGCCAACCTGCTGTTCACGGCGGAGCTGGATCGCCGGGCCCGCGCGCATGGGACCAACCTCACCGCGGTGGCCGCGCACCCGGGGCTCTCCGCCACCCACCTCTACGACTCCGCTGCCGAGCGGGGTCTGTCCGGGGCGCTCGCGGCGGTGCAGCAGCGCGCACTGGTGGCGATGGCGCAATCCGATCGTATGGGCGCGCTCCCGCAGTTGTACGCCGCCACCATGCCGAACCTGCCCGGCAATGCCTATCTGGGCCCCGGACTGGAGACCTTCGGCTATCCGCGCCGCACCCTGCGAAACCCGCTCGCCTTCAGCCGAACCCAGGCCCGGGCCCTGTGGCGATTGAGCGAAACCCTCACCGATATCCGTTACCCCTGGCCCGACTGGCCGTGA
- a CDS encoding phage holin family protein — translation MADDQTGYDTAIEPQPGQFQQIVRLLLAEFTAWAGPRLHRAGKLFLAELVRGVIALAALGFALTAAAYGTVYFFRFLTELLAQWMPRWAALLTTSGLMLIPAGLAALFGLRQLHRMRSVRATATFAAQASSATRAFVRRNRHGGNEFRPYGRIEKE, via the coding sequence ATGGCGGACGACCAAACCGGTTACGACACAGCGATCGAGCCGCAACCCGGACAATTCCAGCAGATCGTGCGGCTGCTGCTCGCGGAGTTCACCGCTTGGGCGGGGCCCCGGCTCCACCGGGCCGGAAAACTCTTCCTCGCCGAGCTCGTGCGCGGCGTAATCGCCTTGGCCGCACTGGGTTTCGCGCTCACCGCGGCGGCATACGGCACCGTCTACTTCTTCCGCTTCCTCACCGAACTGCTGGCGCAGTGGATGCCGCGCTGGGCGGCGCTGCTCACCACCTCCGGCCTCATGCTCATCCCCGCCGGACTCGCCGCCCTCTTCGGACTCCGGCAGCTCCATCGCATGCGCAGCGTGCGCGCCACCGCCACATTCGCAGCTCAGGCGAGCAGCGCCACCCGGGCCTTCGTCCGCCGAAATCGTCATGGCGGCAACGAGTTCCGACCATACGGTCGCATCGAGAAGGAATAG
- a CDS encoding SRPBCC family protein, giving the protein MPTAIIVAVIVIVVLGALGAGVIALLMRGWTRDVLAGKGFRTQPLSSDRIDEYLADKGTFTVTATREFAAPPAKVWDALQLNGTFSWLPLVNGIHYQDEARREGALRIFDGTLFAVQERVVTLAPHQRITTNGTTISLPVVVKSFVQDLRLTETANGTELAWTIAFRPRIGAFLPLRWAAPFVRPFASYALKGLAARL; this is encoded by the coding sequence ATGCCCACTGCCATCATTGTCGCCGTCATCGTCATTGTCGTCCTCGGTGCGCTCGGCGCGGGTGTCATCGCGCTACTCATGCGCGGATGGACCAGGGATGTGCTGGCCGGGAAGGGTTTCCGAACCCAACCGCTGTCCTCGGATCGCATCGACGAATACCTGGCCGACAAAGGCACTTTCACCGTCACCGCCACTCGCGAGTTCGCCGCACCGCCGGCGAAGGTGTGGGATGCGTTGCAGCTCAACGGAACCTTCTCCTGGCTGCCCCTGGTCAATGGCATTCACTACCAGGACGAGGCCCGCCGCGAAGGCGCGCTGCGCATCTTCGACGGCACGCTCTTCGCGGTGCAGGAGCGGGTGGTGACCTTGGCGCCGCATCAGCGGATCACCACGAACGGCACCACGATCTCACTACCTGTTGTCGTCAAATCCTTTGTGCAGGATCTGCGACTCACCGAGACCGCGAACGGGACCGAACTGGCCTGGACCATCGCCTTCCGCCCGCGCATCGGCGCCTTCCTGCCGCTGCGCTGGGCCGCCCCGTTCGTCCGGCCCTTCGCCTCCTACGCGCTCAAAGGACTCGCCGCTCGCCTCTAA